One stretch of Anabas testudineus chromosome 24, fAnaTes1.2, whole genome shotgun sequence DNA includes these proteins:
- the LOC113148901 gene encoding gap junction Cx32.2 protein-like: MGDWSYLSALLDKVQSHSTVVGKIWMSVLFLFRIFILGAAADKVWGDEVSEFYCDTMEPGCEHTCYNWMFPISYVHYWVLQITFVSTPTLVYLGHAIHIIHKEKRMLQQLQDLPDGSLLKKRKYTDERGKVKIKGVLFCTYMTQLIFKILLEVGFSVGQFYIFGSVVMVSEFHCNVPWPCARSVGAQCYISRPTEKTIFIIFMLAVSGISVLLNIIEIIYLICNKRRNARNRIVARKHVHTSEEYPSNPAWRGTAGPYGGFPMMPLPCQGLANQSTDAKQNDSITKDKDN; this comes from the coding sequence ATGGGCGACTGGTCTTACCTATCCGCACTCCTGGACAAGGTCCAGTCTCACTCCACTGTGGTGGGGAAGATCTGGATGAGCGTCCTCTTCCTGTTCAGGATCTTCATCCTGGGTGCTGCTGCAGACAAAGTGTGGGGAGATGAAGTGTCTGAGTTCTACTGCGACACCATGGAACCAGGATGCGAGCACACGTGCTACAACTGGATGTTCCCCATATCCTACGTTCATTACTGGGTCCTCCAGATCACTTTTGTGTCAACGCCCACCCTGGTCTACCTGGGCCACGCCATCCACATCATCCACAAAGAGAAGCGGatgttgcagcagctgcaggacttGCCTGATGGAAGCCTGCTGAAGAAACGCAAGTACACGGATGAGAGAGGAAAGGTGAAAATTAAAGGTGTTCTGTTTTGCACTTACATGACGCAGCTGATCTTCAAGATCCTCCTGGAGGTGGGATTCAGCGTGGGCCAGTTCTACATCTTCGGCTCCGTGGTGATGGTCTCCGAATTCCACTGCAATGTCCCTTGGCCCTGTGCCAGGTCCGTCGGTGCCCAGTGTTACATCTCACGTCCCACAGAGAAaaccatcttcatcatcttcatgcTCGCAGTCTCAGGTATTTCAGTGCTCCTCAACATCATCGAGATCATCTACCTGATCTGCAACAAGAGGAGAAACGCCAGGAACCGGATTGTAGCTCGGAAGCATGTGCACACTTCAGAGGAATACCCGTCCAATCCAGCATGGAGGGGAACAGCTGGGCCGTACGGAGGCTTCCCGATGATGCCTCTGCCATGTCAGGGTCTGGCAAACCAAAGCACAGATGCCAAACAAAATGACTCCATCACTAAAGACAAGGACAATTGA